The Pseudomonas parafulva genome window below encodes:
- a CDS encoding C4-dicarboxylate transporter DctA, whose protein sequence is MLKWCSRSIFLQVVLGLALGIVCGLSFPDLSLQLKPLGDGFIKLIKMLIGIIVFCVVVTGISGAGDLKKVGRIGLKSVIYFEILTTIALVIGLVLAFSTGIGQGANIHLDQLSSADAGALADRGAHLHGATAFFMDLIPTSVIGAFADNNILQVLLFAVLFGSALNLVGESASGISRLINELSHVIFRIMGMIVRLAPIGVFGAIAFTTSKYGLESLQHLGGLVALFYITCAGFVLLVLGTVMRVSGLKMIPFLKYLREELTIVLGTASSDAVLPQVMRKLEHLGIGSSTVGLVIPTGYSFNLDGFSIYLTLAIVFIANATGTPLAMTDLLTILLVSLVTSKGAHGIPGSALVILAATLTAVPAIPVVGLVLVLAVDWFMGIGRALTNLVGNCVATVAIARWEKDIDMERANNVLSGKPGFAPLPRKPGQAHQQEF, encoded by the coding sequence ATGCTCAAATGGTGCTCGCGTTCGATCTTCCTCCAAGTTGTCCTGGGCCTAGCCCTCGGCATTGTCTGCGGTCTGAGCTTCCCTGACCTCTCCCTGCAACTCAAACCCCTCGGTGACGGCTTCATCAAGCTGATCAAGATGCTCATCGGCATCATCGTGTTCTGCGTGGTGGTGACGGGCATCTCAGGCGCAGGCGACCTGAAGAAGGTCGGCCGCATCGGCCTGAAGTCGGTGATCTATTTCGAGATCCTCACCACCATCGCCTTGGTCATCGGGCTGGTGCTGGCCTTCTCCACCGGCATCGGCCAAGGCGCCAACATCCACCTCGACCAGCTCTCCAGCGCCGATGCCGGAGCCCTCGCTGACCGCGGCGCACACCTGCATGGGGCCACAGCGTTCTTCATGGACCTGATCCCCACGTCAGTGATCGGCGCCTTCGCCGACAACAACATCCTCCAAGTCCTGCTGTTCGCCGTGCTGTTCGGCAGCGCCCTGAACCTGGTCGGTGAATCCGCCTCGGGCATTTCCCGACTGATCAACGAACTCAGCCACGTGATCTTCCGCATCATGGGCATGATCGTGCGCCTGGCGCCGATCGGCGTGTTCGGCGCCATCGCCTTCACCACCAGCAAGTACGGCCTGGAATCGCTGCAGCATTTGGGCGGACTGGTCGCGCTGTTCTACATCACCTGCGCAGGCTTCGTCCTGCTGGTACTGGGCACCGTGATGCGCGTGTCGGGCCTGAAGATGATTCCCTTCCTCAAGTACCTGCGCGAAGAGCTGACCATCGTGCTGGGAACCGCGTCCTCCGATGCCGTGCTGCCCCAGGTCATGCGCAAGCTCGAACACCTGGGTATCGGCAGCTCCACCGTCGGACTGGTGATCCCCACCGGCTATTCGTTCAACCTCGACGGCTTCTCGATCTACCTGACCCTGGCCATCGTTTTCATTGCCAACGCCACTGGCACGCCGCTGGCCATGACCGACCTGCTGACCATCCTGCTGGTGTCACTGGTGACCTCCAAAGGCGCCCACGGCATTCCCGGCTCCGCGCTGGTGATCCTGGCGGCGACCCTCACCGCCGTACCGGCGATCCCAGTGGTGGGCCTGGTGCTGGTACTGGCGGTGGACTGGTTCATGGGCATCGGCCGCGCGCTGACCAACCTGGTCGGCAACTGCGTCGCCACCGTGGCCATCGCCCGCTGGGAGAAGGACATCGACATGGAGCGGGCCAACAACGTGCTGTCCGGCAAGCCGGGTTTCGCGCCGCTGCCCCGTAAACCAGGCCAGGCCCATCAGCAGGAGTTCTGA
- a CDS encoding dermonecrotic toxin domain-containing protein, whose amino-acid sequence MPAPHPSPTLDFIHARLPAWMHSATPGQRDLLQRRVQDSVNAARRVREVLAQVQDVDSFCRPLLIEALASWYPDTPLPAPEQGIVQRRDPVRESTWLEAALQNFDANEPISLHVSAQDLRPLPLDSARFVKGVRNLDLGWRYQNHLREHLDNDDYRGRLLQQDRSAFAAELLLAVLERRIDSRGQMLGDAVLSGQFDLPMADGQSRRLQCAYLSVFGIPLHGPLLIRLEPRDATEPCLLYLPGAPGESLHQYPSMQALGSALTRKLWKADVRRYFAGFVSHKQFTLFATRLRQALYPLYPYSTVQHDPVLEKGQAISWLERAFPSPHSIWQPTLDKNARLPWTCGLWSGDPFAARARHNVVRALADAATLAVPVAERNAAAQRERLEGWLQLGLNVANLAGLFVPALGTVMMVVGAAQVVDEFLDGVHALNEGDSDAAIAHLFGVFDSLITFAALGAAARYVEVEGPLQDWHLLEHQGRQRLWNGDTTLFAANRPWPSGTNVSADGLLHWQGRQWLEIDAKAYALGRDTDARWRLNNPAGTHTVAPALRGHSASVPVFEHENPLAWDRQTLLRRLTPISTGLDDANLERALRCSGYSEAEVRQRVVDHQPLPALLLDSLQTQGASGLSDAVPLGPEAEVLARHFPSLSERVRSELLASAQHDDLRQLQRSQRLPLAIGESARLYLRNARLNRALSAFQLDTGAYADRDLIVLRQLQRLPGWSGNTRVELREQRLAGRLLAAAGPQEGACKVIVRDGGRYRPFDETGLTLGNDTDLFQALLQALPDAERVTLSIDIHQPQRLSDALFDLAANDREGCAQALGMQPIRPLLRLPMRQPGDPRLGYRLSGRGRGWVDPDALFDELYPSTPEDDRQALRNHLRQQAGTAPHAFSRLLLELREDYRRLNSALELWVEEPHTPPLENPEARRTARIAFAQSIRQAWRREAPMHGLGGFDRLVLHLNANRVGRLPNLPGPLTQVRSLSLVNLDGGQTSNLGGFLEAFGAVRHLDLSSCLLGRLPTQLGRLGALESLMLAENLIDLQIAENVEVIARLTRLRQLNLTDAISNLPVTALQRWAQLPRLEALQIESNNLNLDAAQLQALEQWPALRALSLRDNSIHLTVQSRDALARLNRLEQLYLSDNPLELSPVFTGWTRLELLDLQDTSIFEWPVGLTALLDQRPLRLRQIDLSDNLLTELPPLAGTQFAQAAAAEEGTLYNFDSNPLDEQSLQRLTDAGLSASPDYPMQNGWYFDWPMDLLDHVSDTAEHPQWQPLYALFARMPDTAEYQQHPAQVIQRMQQVVRLLSEPVQPGAEGGWGRAELLQQISARLEDAAQTCVDQASLLFQQTETDVLMWHMFSHAGPSADDAQALLGSALGVLRQHLLDERIARLYDARVARRRALAEPGDTGMATELPPLHPDDDLDDASLGAANFLIDEIEIQLDARRRLQARLGLPPQPQAIAFGYLAQLSEATVERLGAAVLAEVDAQRFSDWAVQQPLWRDWIQRLHQPAFQAQEQAWEGAVDYHSSLSEATEQVGAYEGAVVAEPYLVALEQHLGDIPGLRWRVDGVVQRVDLVSGRYANEGEVYRRASELLVSSRAIALDGLVREITWAMVDRG is encoded by the coding sequence ATGCCAGCCCCTCACCCCTCCCCGACCCTTGATTTCATCCATGCCCGCCTGCCTGCATGGATGCACAGCGCCACACCGGGGCAACGCGACCTGCTGCAACGGCGCGTGCAAGACAGCGTCAACGCTGCCCGGAGGGTGCGCGAGGTGCTTGCCCAGGTGCAGGATGTCGACAGCTTCTGCCGCCCGTTGCTGATCGAGGCGCTCGCCAGTTGGTATCCGGACACACCGCTGCCTGCGCCTGAACAAGGCATCGTGCAACGCCGCGACCCCGTGCGTGAAAGCACGTGGCTGGAAGCGGCCCTGCAGAATTTCGACGCCAACGAGCCGATCTCGCTGCATGTCTCGGCCCAAGACCTGCGTCCGTTGCCATTGGACAGCGCGCGGTTCGTCAAAGGCGTGCGCAACCTGGACCTGGGATGGCGCTACCAGAATCATCTGCGCGAGCATCTGGATAACGACGACTACCGTGGACGGCTGCTGCAGCAAGACCGAAGTGCATTCGCCGCCGAGCTACTGCTCGCCGTACTGGAGCGGCGCATCGACAGCCGCGGCCAGATGCTGGGCGACGCCGTGCTGTCTGGACAATTCGACTTGCCGATGGCCGATGGCCAAAGCAGACGGCTGCAGTGTGCGTACTTGAGCGTGTTCGGCATCCCGCTGCACGGCCCGCTGCTGATTCGCCTGGAACCCCGCGACGCGACCGAACCCTGCTTGCTCTATCTGCCGGGGGCGCCAGGCGAATCCCTGCACCAGTACCCCTCGATGCAGGCGCTGGGCAGCGCGTTGACCCGCAAGCTCTGGAAAGCGGACGTTCGTCGCTACTTCGCCGGTTTCGTCAGCCATAAGCAGTTCACGCTGTTCGCCACGCGCCTGCGCCAGGCGCTGTATCCGCTCTACCCCTACAGCACGGTGCAGCACGACCCGGTCCTGGAGAAGGGCCAGGCGATCAGTTGGCTGGAGCGTGCGTTTCCCTCGCCGCACAGTATCTGGCAGCCAACACTGGACAAGAATGCGCGATTGCCATGGACCTGCGGACTGTGGTCCGGCGACCCGTTCGCTGCGCGTGCCCGGCACAACGTCGTCCGCGCATTGGCTGACGCTGCCACCCTGGCCGTCCCCGTTGCCGAGCGTAACGCTGCCGCCCAGCGCGAGCGCCTGGAGGGGTGGTTGCAGTTAGGTCTTAATGTGGCCAACCTGGCCGGGTTGTTCGTTCCGGCCCTGGGCACGGTGATGATGGTCGTCGGTGCTGCACAGGTGGTGGACGAGTTCCTCGATGGCGTTCACGCACTCAATGAAGGCGACAGCGATGCCGCCATCGCACACCTGTTCGGCGTGTTCGACAGTCTGATCACCTTCGCGGCCCTGGGCGCCGCAGCCCGCTACGTCGAGGTCGAAGGCCCGTTGCAGGATTGGCACTTGCTGGAACACCAAGGCAGGCAGCGCCTGTGGAACGGCGACACGACATTGTTCGCGGCTAATCGCCCTTGGCCGTCAGGGACCAACGTCTCTGCCGATGGTTTGCTGCACTGGCAGGGCCGGCAATGGCTGGAGATCGACGCCAAGGCTTATGCGCTGGGCCGTGACACCGATGCGCGCTGGCGTTTGAACAATCCTGCCGGGACCCACACCGTCGCACCCGCGTTGAGAGGACATAGTGCGAGCGTGCCGGTATTCGAACACGAAAATCCCTTGGCCTGGGATCGACAGACCTTGCTCAGGCGTCTGACACCGATCAGCACGGGGCTCGACGACGCCAACCTGGAACGGGCGCTGCGTTGCAGTGGTTACAGCGAAGCCGAAGTAAGACAACGGGTGGTCGATCATCAGCCGCTGCCCGCCCTGCTTCTGGACAGCCTGCAAACCCAAGGCGCCAGCGGCTTGAGTGACGCCGTACCGCTCGGCCCTGAGGCCGAGGTGCTGGCCCGGCATTTTCCGTCGCTCAGCGAGCGGGTCCGCAGCGAGTTGCTGGCCAGCGCCCAGCACGACGACCTGCGCCAACTGCAACGCAGCCAGCGGCTGCCGCTGGCGATTGGCGAATCGGCTCGGCTGTACCTGCGCAATGCCCGCCTCAACCGCGCCTTGAGCGCCTTTCAACTCGATACAGGCGCGTACGCTGACCGCGACCTGATCGTCCTGCGCCAGTTGCAACGCTTACCAGGCTGGAGCGGGAACACCCGGGTAGAACTGCGCGAACAACGCCTCGCCGGTCGCCTGCTGGCGGCCGCCGGCCCGCAGGAAGGGGCCTGCAAAGTGATCGTGCGCGATGGCGGTCGCTACCGCCCCTTCGATGAAACCGGCCTCACCCTCGGCAACGACACCGACCTGTTCCAGGCCCTGCTACAGGCGCTGCCGGACGCCGAACGCGTCACTCTGTCCATCGACATCCACCAGCCACAGCGCCTGAGCGATGCACTGTTCGACTTGGCCGCCAACGACCGCGAGGGCTGCGCCCAAGCGCTGGGCATGCAGCCGATCCGTCCTCTGCTGCGCCTGCCGATGCGCCAACCCGGCGATCCACGCCTGGGCTACCGCCTCAGCGGTCGCGGCCGAGGTTGGGTCGACCCCGACGCGCTGTTCGACGAGCTGTATCCCAGTACGCCTGAAGACGACCGCCAGGCCCTTCGTAACCACCTGCGCCAGCAGGCGGGCACCGCGCCCCATGCCTTCTCGCGCCTGCTGCTGGAACTGCGCGAGGATTACCGGCGTCTGAACAGCGCATTGGAATTGTGGGTGGAGGAACCGCACACCCCGCCACTGGAAAACCCCGAGGCTCGGCGCACGGCGCGCATCGCTTTCGCCCAAAGCATACGCCAGGCCTGGCGGCGCGAAGCGCCCATGCATGGGCTGGGTGGCTTCGACCGATTGGTGCTGCACCTGAACGCCAACCGCGTTGGCAGACTGCCGAACTTGCCAGGCCCTCTGACCCAGGTTCGATCATTGAGCCTGGTAAATCTGGACGGTGGCCAAACCTCCAACCTGGGTGGTTTTCTCGAGGCGTTCGGCGCCGTACGCCACCTGGACCTCTCATCCTGCCTGCTGGGTCGTCTGCCTACGCAGCTCGGCAGACTGGGGGCGTTGGAGAGCCTGATGCTGGCGGAGAATCTCATCGATCTCCAGATCGCGGAGAACGTCGAGGTCATTGCCCGGCTGACCCGGCTGCGCCAACTCAATCTGACGGACGCTATCTCCAACCTGCCGGTCACCGCCCTGCAACGCTGGGCGCAACTGCCGCGTCTGGAAGCGCTGCAAATCGAATCCAACAACCTCAATCTCGACGCGGCCCAACTGCAGGCGCTGGAACAGTGGCCGGCGCTGCGGGCGCTCAGCCTGCGAGACAACAGCATCCACCTGACGGTGCAGAGCCGCGATGCGCTGGCGCGACTCAACCGCCTCGAACAGCTCTATCTGAGCGACAACCCTCTGGAACTGTCGCCCGTTTTCACCGGCTGGACACGCCTGGAATTGCTGGACCTGCAGGACACTTCAATCTTCGAATGGCCGGTGGGCCTCACGGCACTGCTTGACCAGCGTCCCTTGCGCCTTCGCCAAATCGACCTAAGTGACAATCTGCTGACCGAACTACCGCCCCTGGCGGGTACTCAGTTCGCCCAGGCGGCCGCCGCAGAAGAAGGCACGCTCTACAACTTCGACAGCAACCCGCTGGATGAGCAAAGCCTGCAACGCCTGACCGATGCCGGTCTGTCCGCTTCACCGGACTACCCGATGCAAAATGGCTGGTATTTCGACTGGCCGATGGACCTGCTCGACCATGTCTCCGACACCGCTGAACACCCCCAGTGGCAGCCGCTCTACGCGCTGTTCGCACGGATGCCCGACACCGCCGAGTACCAGCAGCATCCGGCACAGGTGATCCAGCGCATGCAGCAGGTCGTGCGCTTGCTCAGCGAGCCTGTCCAGCCGGGCGCCGAGGGTGGCTGGGGGCGGGCCGAGCTCTTGCAGCAGATCAGCGCACGCCTGGAAGATGCGGCACAGACCTGTGTCGATCAGGCCAGCCTGTTATTTCAGCAGACAGAAACCGATGTATTGATGTGGCATATGTTCTCGCATGCCGGCCCATCGGCGGACGATGCCCAGGCCCTGCTCGGCAGTGCGCTTGGCGTGTTGCGCCAGCACCTCCTGGATGAGCGTATCGCCCGCCTCTACGACGCTCGAGTCGCCCGTAGACGGGCCTTGGCCGAACCTGGTGATACGGGGATGGCGACTGAGCTTCCACCGCTGCATCCCGATGACGACCTGGACGACGCCAGTTTGGGGGCAGCCAATTTCCTGATCGATGAGATCGAAATCCAACTCGATGCCAGACGGCGCCTGCAGGCACGCCTGGGACTGCCGCCGCAGCCGCAGGCGATCGCATTCGGGTATCTGGCGCAGCTGAGCGAGGCGACCGTCGAGCGGCTGGGGGCTGCGGTACTGGCGGAGGTCGATGCCCAGCGCTTCAGCGATTGGGCGGTGCAGCAGCCGCTGTGGCGCGACTGGATCCAGCGTCTGCATCAGCCTGCCTTTCAGGCCCAGGAGCAGGCCTGGGAGGGCGCCGTGGACTATCACTCCAGCCTTAGCGAGGCCACTGAGCAGGTGGGGGCCTATGAAGGCGCGGTGGTCGCCGAGCCCTACCTGGTCGCGCTCGAACAGCACCTGGGGGATATTCCGGGGTTGCGGTGGCGGGTGGATGGGGTGGTGCAGAGGGTTGATCTGGTGTCTGGGCGGTATGCCAATGAGGGGGAGGTGTATCGGCGGGCCAGTGAATTGTTGGTGAGTAGTCGGGCGATTGCGTTGGATGGGCTGGTTCGGGAGATTACCTGGGCTATGGTTGATAGGGGGTGA
- a CDS encoding twin-arginine translocation signal domain-containing protein, which produces MTISRRGFIAGLAVAGAAGGAAYHAHKVLTHDPQDDVVTPGEASVELADLAGQWLADQLRGIWDIRFEGRDGGLEGLPGAGVEVFFDIATKGRGLRGFVDTGERLRGVGPAAYRVLGDLVGASSAQVRWRLIGQRGGPSYECVASLDEVWGAFANAGSGTLSGRLQRLDRPLTLLVPDSRFVAVKRLFPEARERLPYNAAMQAWVISPEHRLFHQLWHASRDQWHKMSDEKRNALRGLGWQPGPRDHERDARGPRKHRNGSGVDFLFMHRHMLGTARALQDLPSWQQFPLPQPSVEFDRQGFARYYDNHDGCRVPPPWRAPGDDDYGQWVSAIKAGETFTSNFQVWESQYQDPLYLSKLSLGAFGSELEMNLHDWLHMCWASVPRDPSNGVPVPFAREQDDFAGRWFARENDFLGDPFSSHVHPVFWGFHGWIDDRIEDWYRAHERHHPGQVRRLEVNGVQWFAPGPWVEVADPWLGPDTHGCSTLPGIRPGKSVEMDPEVMKLALRITFGEPDSLDQWLRRVPRRPWYARHLSMRNILS; this is translated from the coding sequence ATGACCATTTCCCGACGAGGATTCATCGCAGGCCTGGCAGTGGCGGGGGCCGCGGGGGGCGCGGCCTATCATGCACACAAGGTGCTGACCCACGATCCGCAGGACGATGTCGTCACCCCGGGCGAGGCCAGCGTCGAGCTCGCCGACCTGGCCGGGCAATGGCTCGCCGACCAACTGCGCGGGATCTGGGACATTCGTTTCGAGGGCCGCGACGGTGGCCTGGAGGGTTTGCCGGGCGCGGGCGTCGAGGTGTTTTTCGACATCGCTACCAAGGGGCGCGGCCTGCGCGGCTTCGTCGACACCGGCGAGCGCCTGCGTGGCGTAGGCCCTGCCGCCTACCGGGTGTTGGGCGATCTGGTCGGCGCATCGTCGGCCCAGGTGCGCTGGCGTCTCATCGGCCAGCGCGGCGGACCGAGCTATGAGTGCGTGGCCAGCCTCGACGAGGTCTGGGGCGCATTCGCCAACGCCGGCAGTGGCACGCTCAGCGGGCGCTTGCAGCGCCTGGACCGCCCGTTGACCTTGCTGGTGCCGGACAGCCGCTTCGTGGCCGTCAAGCGCCTGTTTCCCGAAGCCCGCGAACGCCTGCCCTACAACGCGGCCATGCAAGCCTGGGTGATCAGTCCCGAGCACCGCTTGTTCCATCAGCTTTGGCACGCCAGTCGCGATCAATGGCACAAGATGTCCGATGAAAAACGCAATGCGCTCAGGGGCCTGGGCTGGCAACCGGGGCCGCGCGACCATGAACGTGATGCCCGAGGGCCGCGCAAACACCGTAATGGCTCGGGCGTAGACTTTCTATTCATGCACCGGCACATGCTCGGCACCGCCCGGGCGTTGCAGGACCTGCCGTCCTGGCAGCAGTTTCCGCTGCCGCAGCCCAGCGTCGAGTTCGATCGCCAAGGCTTTGCCCGTTACTACGATAACCACGACGGTTGCCGCGTGCCGCCGCCCTGGCGAGCGCCGGGCGACGACGACTACGGACAGTGGGTGTCGGCGATCAAGGCCGGCGAGACCTTCACCAGCAACTTCCAGGTGTGGGAGTCGCAGTACCAGGACCCGCTGTACCTGTCCAAATTGAGCCTGGGCGCCTTTGGTTCCGAGCTGGAAATGAACCTGCACGACTGGCTGCACATGTGCTGGGCGTCGGTGCCGCGCGATCCGTCCAATGGTGTGCCGGTGCCGTTCGCGCGTGAGCAGGACGACTTCGCCGGACGCTGGTTCGCGCGCGAGAACGATTTTCTCGGCGACCCGTTTTCATCCCATGTGCACCCGGTGTTCTGGGGCTTTCATGGGTGGATCGACGACCGCATCGAGGACTGGTATCGCGCCCACGAGCGACACCATCCCGGCCAGGTCCGCCGCCTGGAGGTCAATGGCGTGCAATGGTTCGCGCCGGGGCCCTGGGTCGAGGTGGCCGATCCCTGGCTCGGCCCGGATACCCATGGCTGCAGCACACTGCCAGGTATTCGTCCCGGCAAGAGCGTCGAAATGGACCCTGAGGTGATGAAGCTGGCGCTGCGCATCACCTTTGGCGAGCCGGACTCGCTCGATCAGTGGCTGCGCCGTGTGCCGCGTCGGCCGTGGTATGCGCGGCACCTGTCGATGAGGAACATCCTGTCCTGA
- a CDS encoding efflux transporter outer membrane subunit: MTLPSRISLLTLSLCLAACATAPAPQTPIELPSTWQGAANPTAALPDRAWWRAFSSQELDRLILRARENSHDLAAAAARVRQAQASTVIAGAPLLPEVQFGVDGSRQRLLRGEGSDRLDASSSERTSTAFSTRLSASYEIDFWGGLRGVRDSALNTLQASRFDRQTVELTLTSAVADSYLQGLALEEQLRIARLNLANARDVLNLVEARERTGASTRLELAQQRSLVASQERQVPLLEQRWKDNRVALATLLGEPVQRLRTGTESLAQLSWPAIGSGVPSELLSRRPDIAAAEARLAAARADVQVARAALLPRVVLGAELGSGARTFADVLDSPFYTLTTALTAPIFDHGRRSAERDRATARQQELLEIYRQQIIAGFGDVEKALNAIDGVERQRQWQDQEVEQARIAFSLAEQRYAAGAETLLTVLETQRTLYQAEDQQAQLRLARLQGSVALYKALGGGWRL; the protein is encoded by the coding sequence ATGACATTGCCAAGCCGCATCAGCCTGCTGACCCTGAGCCTCTGCCTCGCCGCCTGCGCCACTGCGCCTGCGCCGCAGACGCCGATAGAACTGCCGAGCACCTGGCAAGGGGCTGCCAATCCGACAGCTGCGCTGCCGGATCGAGCGTGGTGGCGAGCGTTCTCCAGCCAGGAACTGGACCGTTTGATCCTACGTGCCCGCGAAAACAGCCATGACCTGGCCGCCGCCGCTGCGCGCGTGCGCCAGGCCCAGGCCAGCACCGTGATCGCGGGAGCGCCGTTGTTGCCGGAGGTGCAATTCGGGGTGGACGGTAGCCGTCAGCGCCTGCTGCGTGGCGAAGGCAGCGATCGGCTCGATGCCTCGAGCAGCGAGCGCACCAGCACCGCCTTCAGCACGCGCCTGAGCGCCAGCTACGAAATCGACTTCTGGGGCGGGCTGCGCGGCGTGCGTGACAGCGCCTTGAACACACTCCAGGCCAGCCGCTTCGACCGTCAGACCGTAGAGCTGACCTTGACCAGTGCTGTCGCCGACAGTTACCTGCAAGGCCTGGCCCTTGAGGAGCAATTGCGCATCGCCCGCCTCAACCTGGCCAATGCCCGCGACGTATTGAACCTGGTCGAAGCACGCGAGCGTACCGGCGCGTCCACGCGCCTGGAACTGGCTCAGCAGCGCAGCCTGGTGGCGTCACAGGAGCGGCAGGTGCCGCTGCTCGAGCAGCGCTGGAAGGACAACCGAGTGGCCCTGGCCACGTTGCTCGGCGAGCCGGTACAGCGCCTGCGCACCGGCACCGAATCGCTCGCCCAACTGAGCTGGCCGGCGATCGGCAGCGGCGTGCCCAGCGAGCTGCTCAGCCGTCGTCCCGACATCGCCGCTGCCGAAGCTCGCCTGGCAGCGGCCCGTGCTGACGTGCAAGTGGCCAGGGCGGCGCTGTTGCCGCGCGTGGTGCTCGGTGCCGAACTGGGCAGCGGCGCGCGAACCTTCGCCGACGTCCTCGACAGTCCGTTCTACACCCTGACCACCGCGCTCACCGCGCCGATCTTCGATCATGGGCGGCGTAGCGCCGAGCGCGACCGGGCCACGGCACGCCAGCAGGAGCTGCTGGAAATCTATCGCCAACAAATCATCGCGGGCTTCGGCGACGTGGAGAAAGCACTGAATGCCATCGACGGCGTCGAGCGCCAACGCCAGTGGCAGGACCAAGAGGTGGAGCAGGCGCGCATCGCCTTCAGCCTGGCCGAGCAGCGCTACGCCGCCGGCGCCGAGACGCTGCTGACGGTACTGGAAACCCAGCGCACCCTGTACCAGGCCGAGGATCAGCAGGCCCAACTGCGCCTGGCTCGCCTGCAGGGCAGCGTGGCATTGTACAAGGCCTTGGGCGGCGGCTGGAGACTTTGA